Proteins from a single region of Perognathus longimembris pacificus isolate PPM17 chromosome 27, ASM2315922v1, whole genome shotgun sequence:
- the LOC125342862 gene encoding high mobility group protein B2-like codes for MGKGNLSKPRVKMSSYAFFVQTCWEKHKKKHPNSLVNFAEFSKKCSERWKTMSAKEKSKFEDMAKSGKARYDREMKNYVPPKGGKGKKKDPNAPKRPPSSFFLFCSEHRPKIKSEHPGLSIGDTAKKLGEMWSEQSAKDKQPYEQTAAKLEEKYEKDIAAYRAKDKSEAGK; via the coding sequence ATGGGTAAAGGCAACCTGAGCAAGCCGCGGGTCAAGATGTCCTCCTACGCCTTCTTCGTGCAGACATGCTGGGAAAAGCACAAGAAGAAGCACCCGAACTCTTTGGTGAACTTCGCCGAGTTCTCTAAGAAGTGTTCAGAGAGATGGAAGACCATGTCTGCCAAGGAAAAATCCAAGTTTGAAGACATGGCAAAAAGTGGTAAAGCTCGCTACGACCGGGAGATGAAAAATTATGTTCCTCCCAAAGGTGGTAAGGGCAAGAAAAAAGATCCCAATGCTCCGAAAAGACCaccatcttccttcttcctgttttgCTCTGAACATCGCCCAAAGATCAAGAGTGAGCACCCGGGCCTCTCCATTGGGGATACTGCAAAGAAATTGGGTGAGATGTGGTCTGAACAGTCGGCCAAAGATAAGCAGCCCTATGAGCAGACAGCAGCTAAGCTGGAGGAAAAATATGAGAAGGATATTGCTGCATATCGTGCCAAGGACAAAAGTGAAGCAGGAAAGTAG